The Verrucomicrobiia bacterium genome has a window encoding:
- a CDS encoding response regulator transcription factor, with product MTDSPAIAIAIVEDDARIRTHLAALIDGSPGHRCVGVCASGEEAIEVVPRLRPDLVFMDINLPCMSGVECTRHLKERLPELQIVMLTVYDDSDRIFRALEMGACGYLLKRSSSEEILQAIDEVRRGGAPMSSHIARKVVQSFQRGDRAPRETENLSPREEETLGYVARGYVNKEIAEAMGIGIETVRGYLKSAYTKLHVRSRTEAAMKLFRDKDV from the coding sequence ATGACCGACTCCCCTGCCATCGCCATCGCCATTGTCGAGGACGACGCCCGCATCCGCACGCACCTCGCGGCACTGATCGACGGCAGCCCCGGCCATCGGTGCGTCGGGGTCTGCGCCTCGGGCGAGGAGGCCATCGAGGTCGTGCCGCGCCTGCGTCCCGACCTGGTGTTCATGGACATCAACCTCCCCTGCATGTCCGGGGTCGAATGCACCCGTCACCTCAAGGAACGCTTGCCGGAGCTGCAGATTGTCATGCTTACGGTGTACGACGACAGCGACCGCATCTTTCGAGCCCTCGAAATGGGGGCCTGCGGGTATCTGCTCAAGCGGAGCAGTTCCGAGGAGATCCTCCAGGCCATCGACGAGGTCCGCCGTGGCGGCGCGCCCATGTCCAGTCACATCGCCCGCAAGGTCGTCCAGTCCTTTCAGCGCGGTGACCGGGCGCCGCGCGAGACCGAGAATCTCTCCCCCCGGGAGGAGGAAACCCTCGGCTACGTCGCCCGCGGCTATGTCAACAAGGAGATCGCCGAGGCCATGGGCATCGGGATCGAAACCGTCCGCGGCTACCTCAAGAGCGCCTACACCAAGCTCCATGTCCGATCCCGGACCGAGGCGGCCATGAAGTTGTTTCGCGACAAGGACGTATGA